The sequence GTGCAGGCGCGGGAATAGTACCGTTTGCTGACAACCTCGACATCGTCGGTCCAGTAGTTGTGCGGGGCAATGTAGGTATCAACGTTGAAACCATATTCTGTCAGGATTCGCTTGGAATCCTCCATCTCCCGCTGGTAGCAGCCCGCCCGGATGCCAAGTGCGGACGGATCGCCGCACCGAAATGGATGGACATGCAGTTCAGCAATGGCCTGGTCCAGCCAGTACGAGCCCTTGGTGGCGTCGACCTGCTCCAGATTCTCAACGGACTTGAGCGGTTTTCCATCTTGAAAGAGGGCGGCAATCCGTTCGTAATCGTACATGGCCTGGTAGTGTTCAGGGTGTTTCTCGTCCACGCGCCAGCCCGTGATGATTTCCTGCTCGTAGGTTTTTGGTATCTGGATCGGACGGCTGTGGGTCATGCTGTGGGAGGCTATTTCCCAGCCGCTTCGCTCGAGCTCGCGTACCTGCTCGAGGTTCATGTAGTCGTTGTTGCCAGACAGCATCCTGGTGACCACTATGCCAGCCGTGGCAACCTGTCCACGCCGTTTCAGGATGGGGAGTGAATACGTGTAGTTGGTCACTATGCCGTCGTCGAAAACGAACGTGACCATGCCCTTGGGGAGGCGGGACTCCGCGGCCAGCACGGGTGAAGGCAAAGCGCAGGCCACTCCCAATGCGGAGAGTACCCCAAGAAAACGGCGTCTGTTCATGCGCAAGGACTCCTCGACTCCACGACTATCCCCAGCCCGTATACTCCTGAGGGCTGCATGCCGCAGGCATCTAGCAAGGACTGAGCCATTTAAGGCTTGGGGAGGAACATTCCCGACAGGCTGGCGCTGCGGGAAGGGTTCCAGTATAGGAAATCACATCCAAAATCAAACCGCCCCACTCCCGGATGACGTTTTTTGCCCTCGCCGGGAAAAAATCGTAACCGGACACACCGCTTGACCCCGTCGTGCAACCTGCTAGGAGCCCTTTCTCGGAGGAACGTATGCACAGTCCAAGAATTACCGCACTCCTCACCGGCTGTCTGCTCCTGACGGGCATGCTCCACCAGGCCTGGGCAGAATCGAAGTATTTCCAGGCATCGCAAAGGCATTTCGAAGCTCTGGCGGCCAAGGCCGCCACCCTGGCTACGGACCTGGACGCACCCGGCGAGAAAAACGCGTGCAACTATTTTACCGCCACAGCCATGATCTACGCCATCCGGGCCCATGCCCTGGCGCAACTTTCCGACGTGGCCTCCCAGCTCAAGCTCCCCGAGGAGAAAGCCCTGTTGCGCCAGAAGCTGGTCGAAACCCAGGCCTACGCCAGCAGGTATATCCAGGGGGACCTCAAGGTGCTGGAGGGCTTGGCATCTTCCTCCAAAAACTCACGCATCCGGGATATCGGAATGAAACTTATTAACGAGCTGCGCGTCTTCGATAACAACGCCTCTTCGGCAGTCAAGGGATAGCGGGAATTCGTGCAGATATTTTCGCGTGACTAGCCCTGGTCACGGGGGATTCTCCCAAAAGGCACATGAATACTTGATCTCAAGTGGATCTCTACTGCGTGAGGCCGGGCCCGGCTATCCATGCTCCCAGAGAGCGGTGATCCTTCATCCCTGAAACCAACGGGTAGTAAAGCCTGGAAACGCTCAGGTAGACCCGCTCTCCGGCCCGGGCCGAACCCAGGGGAACCGTCAAGGTTGCGACGCGTCCGGTGGAACCGTCCAGCACGGCCTGCGAAAGCACCTTGCCAGGAGCCAAAAGTCGTACCCGAACAGCCAAGGCGGCCAGATCGGGATGGGTCAGCCCGATGTCGAAGCTCCACGGCCCATCGCCTTGGAGAGTGAAGGACGAGGCCCCGGAACTCCACAGAACCATCCTTCCCTCGACCTTTTCAGGCCCCGCGAGCCCCTGCAGGTCTTGCGATCCGGACGGGGGGTAGCTCGCAAGCCCCAAACGGGCGGATGTGGCCGCGAACCCGGCGTTGTGCACATTCAGAAGCAGCGCTGCCGCGACGCACAAAGACACGGCCCAGCCGGCCCTACGTCCGGCGACAGCGGTTGACCAGCCCCCGTCCGAATCCTCCAGGCGCAGGCACCAGGCCAGCACCGCGAAGAACAACAGCCACACAGCCGGTATGTAGATCATCTCCTGGAACAAGCCGAAACCGTGAAACACCGCCAGCGAGAACAGCACGGCCAGACTCATGGCGTCTGCCCGCAAGCGATGCCTTCGAAACACAAGCTGGGCAGCCCGTCCGGCCAGGAGCATCCAGGCGGCAAGACCCAGCAAGCCCCCCCCGGCGAAAATCTGGATGAAGAGGTTGTGGGTGGCCTCGAACACTTCTGCGTCCCGGGGGATTGCGCCGGACAGTTTGCTTTTGGAGGCGTCCATGAGGTGCGGATAGTGCCAGGCGTATGTCTCGTAACCCATCCCGGCAACTGGAGATTCCATGCCCACGAGAATTCCGCTTGCGAACACGGTGGGTCTGGGAGTCTCGGAAAACCGTTCCAGGCGCTGGCTGATCATGGTGGCGAGGGGAAAGTTGAGCAGCGAGATTCGAGTGACTGACAGCGCTCCGTATACCCCAAGCGCCACCACGGCCACCGCCGCGCCGCCAAGAGCCGCCCCTTTGGCCATGCGGCGATAGTTGAGGGCGAAAAGGTCGAAGCCACTCACTGCGGCCACCACGCAGGCCACCGCGAGAATTCCGGACACCAGCCAGGCGGCCCGGGCCATGGTCAGCACCATTGCGGCCAGGCACGCGGCCAAAATGGCGTAAAGAAGCCAGGCGCCCCGCTTTCTCCCCAGGAGAAAAAGCAGGGGAAAACCGACGCAGACATACTCCGCGAACCAGCCGGGGTTTAAAAAAAGCGACGTGAGACGGTCGCTCATGGCAAAGGCCTTGCCCCTGGCCAGAAAATATTCCGCCAGGCCAAAACCCAGGGCCGCAGGGAGGGACGCGGCCACGCCCCTGGCGAAATGCACCGGGGCCTCCCCTGCCTGAAACCGGGACATCTCCCAGGCGAAAAGCGCATACAGGGCCAACCGGTCCATGGCGGCCAGGGAGTAGAAGGAGCTCTTGGCCACGGAATAGG is a genomic window of Desulfovibrio sp. containing:
- a CDS encoding polysaccharide deacetylase family protein; the protein is MNRRRFLGVLSALGVACALPSPVLAAESRLPKGMVTFVFDDGIVTNYTYSLPILKRRGQVATAGIVVTRMLSGNNDYMNLEQVRELERSGWEIASHSMTHSRPIQIPKTYEQEIITGWRVDEKHPEHYQAMYDYERIAALFQDGKPLKSVENLEQVDATKGSYWLDQAIAELHVHPFRCGDPSALGIRAGCYQREMEDSKRILTEYGFNVDTYIAPHNYWTDDVEVVSKRYYSRACTGRDSDNRPGSFDPYAIKRFMVHEHDSPQQLIRIMKDHCLEHGGWVVFCFHGVGDKIGWEPYPAESMDAVSAWVEQQNIPLVTVRDGATRMADLKKTLPASQLKSIVKKGS
- a CDS encoding O-antigen ligase family protein, whose protein sequence is MTPSRAVFALKAAFLACNALLSGMLCWEMSGRGKLFVLALPVACVFCLWRRQFIPHMLAAFGAVLVFFGFQSYSAHAQVLHYLVSMAVLLMLFGNRIDHAPQAYGPLRMWLLGFVGIMLAGLPLLPIREFLQACLELGPLGFARMAAYSVAKSSFYSLAAMDRLALYALFAWEMSRFQAGEAPVHFARGVAASLPAALGFGLAEYFLARGKAFAMSDRLTSLFLNPGWFAEYVCVGFPLLFLLGRKRGAWLLYAILAACLAAMVLTMARAAWLVSGILAVACVVAAVSGFDLFALNYRRMAKGAALGGAAVAVVALGVYGALSVTRISLLNFPLATMISQRLERFSETPRPTVFASGILVGMESPVAGMGYETYAWHYPHLMDASKSKLSGAIPRDAEVFEATHNLFIQIFAGGGLLGLAAWMLLAGRAAQLVFRRHRLRADAMSLAVLFSLAVFHGFGLFQEMIYIPAVWLLFFAVLAWCLRLEDSDGGWSTAVAGRRAGWAVSLCVAAALLLNVHNAGFAATSARLGLASYPPSGSQDLQGLAGPEKVEGRMVLWSSGASSFTLQGDGPWSFDIGLTHPDLAALAVRVRLLAPGKVLSQAVLDGSTGRVATLTVPLGSARAGERVYLSVSRLYYPLVSGMKDHRSLGAWIAGPGLTQ